One Nyctibius grandis isolate bNycGra1 chromosome 17, bNycGra1.pri, whole genome shotgun sequence genomic window carries:
- the MAD2L2 gene encoding mitotic spindle assembly checkpoint protein MAD2B: MTTLTRQDLNFGQVVADVLSEFLEVAVHLILYVREVYPIGIFQKRKKYNVPVQMSCHPELNQYIQDTLHCVKPLLEKNDVEKVVVVILDKEHHPVERFVFEITQPPLLSISSESLLSHVEQLLRAFILKISVCDAVLDNNPPGCTFTVLVHTREAATRNMEKIQVIKDFPWILADEQDVHMHDPRLIPLKTMTSDILKMQLYVEERAHKGT, encoded by the exons CTCTCACACGGCAGGACCTTAACTTTGGGCAAG ttgttgCAGATGTTCTTTCAGAATTTCTGGAAGTGGCTGTTCACCTTATCTTGTATGTCAGAGAAGTTTACCCTATTGGGAtctttcagaagaggaaaaaatacaatgtaCCTGTCCAG ATGTCCTGCCACCCGGAGCTGAATCAGTACATCCAGGACACACTGCACTGTGTAAAGCCACTGCTGGAGAAG AATGATGTGGAGAAAGTTGTAGTTGTAATCCTGGATAAAGAGCACCACCCTGTGGAGAGATTCGTCTTTGAGATCACCCAGCCACCGCTGCTTTCCATCAG CTCAGAGTCCCTGCTGTCCCACGTGGAGCAGTTACTGCGTGCCTTCATCCTGAAGATCAGCGTGTGCGATGCTGTGCTTGACAACAATCCCCCAG GTTGCACCTTCACAGTTCTGGTTCACACACGGGAGGCTGCCACAAGGAACATGGAAAAGATCCAGGTGATAAAG GATTTCCCGTGGATCCTCGCTGATGAGCAAGACGTGCACATGCACGACCCCCGGCTTATTCCCCTGAAAACGATGACATCTGATATCTTAAAG ATGCAGCTGTATGTAGAAGAGCGAGCCCACAAAGGCACCTGA